From a single Lolium rigidum isolate FL_2022 chromosome 7, APGP_CSIRO_Lrig_0.1, whole genome shotgun sequence genomic region:
- the LOC124672611 gene encoding AAA-ATPase At3g50940-like: MAFSDDDGAASNGFPAGRSVSGRGNSSTSANDKAADAYRKALSTAASAAAYAVLARSMARELLPDELRAAARWGASVFRARLGWGGARERRTLVVRSQTGGGSGSEENLLFDAARTYLSSRLDPRDMRRLGLTLCKSRDDTGRRSWRKRLFIEPEDSTIDVFDGVQFTWTSVEKSNGSGGEKKKANAGESGTGGDREFMLMLSFDAELTELAMERYVPFVMTAAEETELRERSLKICLNEGRSWFGLNHHHPATFDTLAMDPTLKQSIVADLDLFANRRDHYRRIGKAWKRGYLLYGPPGTGKSSLVAAMANHLRYNIYDLDLSHVESTMLRWLLPNMHDRSILVIEDIDCCCDAMSRAVDGKGSKTPAGTGEDNSSDSSESLALPPLPKRNTEVTLFALLNFIDGLWSTSCEERIIVFTTNYKDRLDPALLRPGRMDMHIYMGFCCWEAFKTLARNYFVVDDHPLFPEIQELLAAVQVTPAEVSEMLLRTNDPDVALRGLAEFLKEKKQGQIKKA; encoded by the exons ATGgcgttctccgacgacgacggcgcagcctccAATGGCTTCCCCGCCGGACGCTCCGTCAGTGGGAGGGGcaactcctccaccag cgccaacgacaaGGCGGCCGACGCGTACCGGAAGGCCCTGAGCACGGCAGCCTCGGCGGCCGCGTACGCGGTTCTGGCACGGAGCATGGCGCGTGAGCTCCTCCCCGACGAGCTGCGCGCAGCGGCGCGCTGGGGCGCGTCCGTGTTCCGCGCGCGGCTCGGCTGGGGCGGCGCCAGGGAGCGGCGCACGCTCGTCGTCCGGAGCCAgaccggcggcggctccggcagcgaGGAGAACCTCCTCTTCGACGCTGCGCGCACGTACCTGTCGTCCAGGCTCGACCCGCGCGACATGCGCCGTCTCGGGCTCACGCTGTGCAAGTCCAGGGACGACACCGGCCGGAGAAGCTGGAGGAAGCGCCTGTTCATCGAGCCCGAGGACTCCACCATCGACGTCTTCGACGGCGTCCAGTTCACGTGGACGTCCGTCGAGAAGAGCAACGGCAGCGgaggagagaagaagaaagcGAATGCCGGGGAGTCCGGCACCGGCGGCGACCGCGAGTTCATGCTAATGCTCAGCTTCGACGCGGAGCTCACAGAACTGGCGATGGAGAGGTACGTGCCCTTCGTCATGACGGCGGCCGAGGAGACGGAGCTGCGGGAGCGATCGCTCAAGATCTGCCTGAACGAGGGGCGTTCGTGGTTTGGCCTGAACCACCACCACCCCGCCACGTTCGACACCCTCGCCATGGACCCGACGCTCAAGCAGTCCATCGTTGCCGACCTCGACCTGTTCGCCAACCGGAGGGACCACTACCGGCGGATCGGCAAGGCGTGGAAGCGCGGCTACCTGCTCTACGGCCCGCCTGGCACCGGCAAGTCCAGCCtggtcgccgccatggccaaccacctccgctACAACATCTACGACCTCGACCTCAGCCACGTCGAGAGCACGATGCTCCGGTGGCTGCTCCCCAACATGCACGACCGCTCCATCCTCGTCATCGAGGACATCGACTGCTGCTGCGATGCCATGTCAAGGGCTGTCGACGGCAAGGGGAGCAAGACGCCGGCGGGGACTGGCGAAGACAACAGTAGCGACTCATCAGAATCCTTGGCTCTGCCCCCGTTGCCCAAGCGCAATACTGAG GTTACCCTGTTCGCGCTGCTCAATTTCATCGACGGGCTGTGGTCGACGAGCTGCGAGGAGCGCATCATCGTCTTCACCACCAACTACAAGGACCGTCTCGACCCGGCGCTGCTGCGGCCGGGGCGCATGGACATGCACATCTACATGGGCTTCTGCTGCTGGGAAGCATTCAAGACACTTGCCCGGAACTACTTCGTCGTCGACGATCACCCCCTGTTCCCGGAGATACAGGAACTGCTTGCGGCGGTGCAGGTGACGCCGGCCGAGGTGTCCGAGATGCTGCTGAGGACCAATGACCCCGACGTCGCGCTCCGAGGCCTCGCAGAGTTCCTCAAAGAGAAGAAGCAGGGACAAATTAAGAAGGCATGA